The proteins below are encoded in one region of Thermosipho affectus:
- a CDS encoding MFS transporter, whose product MTNENRNFTAFIWHAIFLAFASSFIEINTVIPSLILKAGGSEVIIGLITAISIGIPLLAQLLFASILVTKPRKKPYLLLGIYLRIFSLAMISFILFTNLPPKSIIIFTIIGLTIFSFSGIFAGISYTDLLGKSILRKNLKKFMGTRQILRSIFALFGALTARVVINKYNYPFNYSVMFFIASFSLFMASIGFLVINEKKVNYVKKIPSFLSVLKSIPTILTKDKNLLNYIIFSNLTGFGLIIIPFYMSLAKHSFSLNNQIIGNYLFSQMFGVVLASFFWKKILHNEGYKRVLKYCVVFGSFLPILSLISSKISPLLFSLVFVFSGITLSARQMSFEGVLIEISSEENRALYVGISGALNIVTAILPLLIGVVIKYVGFTFVFIFVSVILLFSLKCLKNLDIK is encoded by the coding sequence ATGACCAATGAAAATAGAAATTTCACGGCATTTATATGGCATGCTATTTTTTTGGCTTTTGCCAGTTCATTTATTGAAATTAATACAGTAATTCCTTCGCTAATCTTAAAAGCAGGTGGTTCTGAAGTAATTATTGGATTAATCACCGCTATAAGTATTGGAATTCCTCTTTTAGCTCAATTATTATTTGCAAGTATTTTGGTTACAAAACCTCGAAAAAAGCCATATTTACTCTTGGGAATTTATCTTCGAATATTTTCTTTAGCAATGATTTCGTTTATATTATTTACAAATCTTCCCCCAAAGTCTATAATAATTTTTACAATAATTGGTTTAACTATTTTTTCATTTAGTGGAATTTTTGCAGGAATTAGTTATACTGATTTATTAGGAAAATCAATTTTAAGAAAAAATCTTAAAAAGTTTATGGGTACTAGACAAATTCTTAGAAGTATTTTTGCATTGTTTGGAGCTTTAACTGCAAGGGTGGTTATAAATAAATATAATTATCCTTTTAATTATTCTGTAATGTTTTTCATTGCATCATTTTCTTTGTTTATGGCGTCAATTGGTTTTTTAGTAATTAATGAGAAAAAAGTAAATTATGTGAAAAAAATTCCATCGTTTTTATCTGTGTTAAAAAGTATACCTACAATACTAACTAAAGACAAGAACTTGCTAAATTATATTATTTTTAGTAACCTTACGGGGTTTGGTTTGATTATAATCCCATTTTATATGTCTCTTGCAAAACATTCGTTTTCTTTGAATAATCAAATAATTGGAAATTATCTTTTTTCGCAAATGTTTGGTGTAGTTTTGGCGAGCTTTTTTTGGAAGAAAATTTTGCATAATGAAGGATACAAGAGGGTTTTAAAATATTGTGTAGTTTTTGGAAGTTTTTTACCAATACTGTCATTAATTTCTAGTAAGATATCTCCATTACTGTTTTCATTAGTATTTGTTTTTTCAGGAATTACTTTAAGTGCAAGGCAGATGTCTTTTGAAGGAGTTTTAATTGAAATAAGTAGTGAAGAAAACAGGGCATTGTATGTTGGTATTTCTGGTGCTTTAAATATTGTAACAGCAATACTTCCACTGTTAATCGGGGTAGTAATAAAGTATGTTGGATTTACTTTTGTGTTTATATTTGTATCGGTTATATTATTATTTAGCTTAAAATGTTTAAAAAATTTGGATATTAAATGA